A genomic window from Silurus meridionalis isolate SWU-2019-XX chromosome 21, ASM1480568v1, whole genome shotgun sequence includes:
- the dnajc5b gene encoding dnaJ homolog subfamily C member 5, producing the protein MTEQRQRALSTSGEALYQVLGLDKNSTHDDIKKSYRKLALKYHPDKNPENPDAAEKFKELNNAHSVLSDVTKRNIYDKYGSLGLYVAQQFGEENVNTYFMLSSWWAKGLFAICGVLTGCYFCCCLCCCFNCCCGKCKPRTPGEEDQECYVSPEDLEEQIRTDTERDGDTPVMHQPTNASEKTQLIGDGHRTYT; encoded by the exons ATGACTGAACAAAGACAGCGAGCCCTGTCCACGTCAGGCGAGGCTCTCTACCAGGTGCTCGGCCTTGACAAGAACTCCACTCACGATGACATCAAGAAATCGTACAG GAAGCTCGCTTTGAAATATCACCCGGACAAGAACCCGGAGAACCCTGATGCTGCTGAGAAGTTTAAAGAACTCAACAATGCTCACTCTGTCCTCTCGGACGTCACAAAACggaacatttatgacaagtatgGCTCGTTGGGACTCTATGTGGCCCAGCAGTTTGGAGAGGAGAatgtgaacacttattttatgcTCTCCAGTTGGTGGGCCAAG GGTCTGTTTGCCATTTGTGGCGTGCTGACAGGCTGCTATTTCTGCTGCTGTCTGTGTTGCTGCTTCAACTGCTGCTGTGGGAAGTGTAAGCCCCGCACTCCTggagaggaagaccaagagtgcTACGTGTCTCCTGAAGACCTGGAAGAGCAAATTCGCACTGACACCGAAAGGG ATGGTGACACTCCTGTAATGCATCAGCCAACTAATGCGAGTGAGAAGACCCAGCTGATTGGGGACGGACACCGGACATAtacctga